A single genomic interval of Peribacillus sp. FSL H8-0477 harbors:
- a CDS encoding YtzH-like family protein gives MPLSQQDQFSLLKDILTNQQTDCCGSVAECEQVERLVKSLMINMDIDQSALTILEEIYRYGQTGAGTADLDSHISEHQGQLSEWVDEIDQYS, from the coding sequence ATGCCCTTATCTCAACAAGATCAATTCTCTTTATTAAAGGATATTTTAACTAATCAACAAACTGATTGTTGTGGATCCGTTGCGGAATGCGAGCAAGTCGAACGACTGGTTAAATCACTCATGATCAATATGGATATTGATCAAAGCGCACTAACAATACTAGAAGAGATTTACCGTTATGGCCAAACAGGAGCCGGAACTGCTGATTTAGACAGCCATATTTCCGAACACCAAGGTCAGCTATCTGAATGGGTAGACGAAATTGACCAGTATTCCTAA
- the trmB gene encoding tRNA (guanosine(46)-N7)-methyltransferase TrmB, with protein MRLRNKPWADERLGEFPNYAIAQPESHKGKWRELFGNDHPLYIEVGTGKGRFITEMAKAHPTINFIGIEVYKSVIVSALDLLIEAAVPNLKLLSVDAVNLADYFEKGEVDRVYLNFSDPWPKTRHAKRRLTHISFLGIYESILPEKGEVHFKTDNQGLFESSLLSISDYGMKLNFISLDLHNSSFEGNIMTEYEEKFSKKGNRIYRLEAQYR; from the coding sequence ATGCGTTTAAGAAATAAGCCCTGGGCTGACGAACGTTTGGGAGAGTTCCCAAACTATGCAATAGCTCAGCCGGAAAGTCATAAGGGAAAATGGCGGGAATTGTTTGGAAACGATCATCCGCTTTATATTGAAGTAGGAACAGGAAAAGGCCGCTTTATTACGGAAATGGCCAAAGCTCATCCGACTATTAACTTTATTGGAATTGAAGTATATAAAAGCGTCATTGTATCGGCACTTGATTTACTAATTGAAGCGGCCGTGCCAAACCTAAAGCTTTTAAGTGTGGATGCAGTAAACCTTGCTGATTATTTTGAAAAAGGTGAAGTGGACCGGGTGTATTTAAACTTCTCAGATCCTTGGCCAAAAACTCGTCATGCCAAAAGACGCCTCACGCATATTTCATTCTTGGGTATCTATGAATCCATCCTACCGGAAAAAGGTGAAGTTCATTTTAAAACGGATAACCAAGGCTTGTTTGAATCCTCTTTATTGAGTATTTCCGATTATGGAATGAAGTTGAACTTTATCAGCTTAGATTTGCATAACAGTTCATTTGAGGGAAATATCATGACCGAGTATGAAGAAAAGTTTTCTAAAAAAGGCAATCGAATTTATCGATTAGAAGCACAATATCGTTAA